A genome region from Gardnerella vaginalis includes the following:
- a CDS encoding amino acid ABC transporter ATP-binding protein, whose translation MTDILTVDTQNQNGTKSDTPAVVIKDLHKSFGNLQVLKGVDMTVNPGSVTVILGPSGSGKSTLLRLINQLEKITSGKITIYGERIGVKTVIHNGKEALQALNDNEIAAQRAKLGMVFQRFNLFPHMTAIENVMEAPVHVLHMDKTAARDLAIKELERVGMADRLDHYPSQLSGGQQQRVAIARALAMKPEIMLFDEPTSALDPELVGEVLNVMRDLANDGMTMIVVTHEIGFAREVADQVVFMDGGKVVECGTSGIIDCPQTERFKDFLHHVL comes from the coding sequence ATGACTGATATTTTAACGGTTGATACACAAAACCAAAATGGTACTAAAAGTGATACTCCAGCAGTAGTCATAAAAGATTTACACAAGTCCTTCGGCAATCTTCAAGTCCTTAAGGGAGTTGACATGACTGTTAATCCAGGAAGTGTAACAGTCATACTTGGTCCTTCTGGAAGTGGAAAATCAACCCTATTGCGATTGATAAATCAGCTAGAAAAAATTACGTCTGGTAAAATCACGATTTATGGCGAGCGCATTGGCGTAAAAACCGTTATACATAACGGTAAAGAAGCATTGCAAGCGTTAAACGACAATGAAATTGCAGCGCAACGCGCAAAGCTAGGCATGGTATTCCAACGTTTTAACTTATTCCCACATATGACTGCTATTGAAAACGTTATGGAAGCGCCAGTTCATGTTTTACACATGGACAAAACCGCTGCACGCGATTTAGCAATTAAAGAACTTGAACGTGTCGGAATGGCAGATAGATTAGACCATTATCCTTCTCAGCTTTCGGGCGGTCAGCAGCAGCGAGTTGCCATTGCGCGTGCGCTCGCAATGAAACCAGAAATAATGCTTTTTGACGAGCCTACGTCTGCATTAGACCCAGAACTAGTTGGGGAAGTGCTTAACGTTATGCGCGATTTAGCTAATGATGGAATGACAATGATTGTCGTAACTCACGAGATTGGCTTTGCTCGAGAAGTTGCAGATCAAGTTGTGTTCATGGACGGCGGAAAAGTTGTTGAATGTGGTACTTCAGGAATCATAGATTGCCCACAAACAGAAAGATTTAAAGATTTTCTACATCACGTTTTATAA
- a CDS encoding ABC transporter substrate-binding protein has protein sequence MLKSDKIFKSIKPIAAIATLALIGCTCACGPADSKAADPDVARSYDVSKVQKDEEIAKLVPESVAKTGELTVGVNVSYAPAEFFAADGKTPVGYEIDFSKALAKLMGLKAKIMHAQFDSIIPAIGSKYNVGISGFTVNAERMKSVDFVTYANAGLSFEVRKGNPTKVDPKNLCGKKVTLETGTVGEPIMEEAKKQCKANNDKPLEIMSFKEQTDATTALLSGRADVMYADTPVAGYAAIKNDGKLEILESSNDSEPMGAAVKKGDAKMLKLIKAAIDKLMKNGVYNDILKKWGVENVAIKEAQVNPEV, from the coding sequence ATGCTTAAGTCGGATAAGATTTTTAAGTCAATTAAGCCTATTGCAGCAATTGCAACTCTTGCATTAATTGGATGCACTTGCGCGTGCGGTCCAGCTGATTCTAAAGCAGCAGATCCAGATGTGGCACGCAGCTACGATGTAAGCAAAGTTCAAAAAGATGAAGAGATTGCAAAACTCGTTCCAGAAAGCGTTGCAAAAACTGGCGAATTAACAGTTGGTGTAAACGTTAGCTATGCTCCAGCAGAGTTCTTCGCTGCAGATGGAAAAACACCAGTCGGCTACGAAATCGACTTCTCTAAAGCTTTAGCAAAATTGATGGGCTTAAAAGCGAAGATTATGCATGCTCAGTTTGATTCCATTATTCCAGCAATCGGAAGCAAGTATAACGTTGGAATCTCTGGTTTTACTGTAAACGCTGAACGTATGAAGTCCGTTGACTTCGTGACGTACGCAAACGCTGGCTTATCTTTTGAAGTTCGCAAAGGAAACCCAACTAAGGTAGATCCAAAGAATCTTTGCGGCAAAAAAGTTACATTAGAAACAGGCACTGTTGGCGAGCCAATTATGGAAGAAGCCAAAAAGCAGTGCAAGGCAAATAATGATAAGCCACTAGAAATCATGAGCTTTAAAGAGCAGACAGATGCTACTACAGCATTACTCTCTGGTCGTGCAGACGTTATGTATGCTGACACTCCTGTAGCTGGTTATGCTGCAATAAAGAACGATGGAAAGCTAGAGATTCTTGAAAGCAGCAATGATTCCGAGCCAATGGGAGCGGCGGTTAAAAAGGGCGACGCTAAGATGTTAAAGCTCATTAAGGCTGCAATAGATAAGCTTATGAAGAATGGCGTTTATAATGACATTCTAAAGAAGTGGGGTGTTGAAAACGTTGCCATTAAGGAAGCGCAAGTAAATCCAGAAGTTTGA
- the smpB gene encoding SsrA-binding protein SmpB, which yields MDKKPGSDGTLTVARNKKANHDYAIEDCYEAGIALTGTEVKSLREGRASLAEAFVNIDRRGEIWLEGANIPEYLNGTWNNHAPKRKRKLLLHAIQIAKLSRQIEAKGYTIVPLRIYFKGSYAKVEIALARGKKEYDKRQALREEQDKREALRAMRYKNMQSR from the coding sequence TTGGATAAAAAACCTGGTTCAGATGGTACTTTAACTGTTGCAAGAAATAAAAAAGCAAATCACGACTATGCGATTGAAGATTGCTATGAAGCAGGTATTGCTCTTACTGGCACAGAGGTTAAGTCTTTGCGAGAAGGCCGCGCTTCTTTAGCTGAGGCGTTTGTGAATATTGATAGACGTGGTGAGATTTGGCTAGAAGGCGCAAATATTCCTGAATATTTAAATGGCACGTGGAATAATCATGCTCCTAAGCGCAAGCGTAAGTTGCTTCTTCATGCGATTCAAATTGCTAAACTTTCTAGGCAAATTGAAGCTAAAGGTTACACTATTGTGCCTTTGAGGATTTACTTTAAAGGCAGCTACGCTAAAGTTGAGATTGCTTTGGCGCGAGGCAAAAAAGAGTACGATAAGCGGCAGGCATTGCGAGAGGAACAAGATAAGCGCGAGGCATTGCGCGCTATGCGATACAAGAATATGCAATCTAGGTGA
- a CDS encoding amino acid ABC transporter permease, translating into MFNNASKKLSQNSDGDRILPVKNPGPIVAGVIVAIIACSLIYSIITNPRFEWNIVGIYLISDNVLTGIAWTLILTFLSMIIAIVLAIGLAMMRKSVNPVLRAVSWFFIWFFRGTPVYTQLVFWGMFAVLVPKLSMGIPFTSVEFFSIDSNVVMTSLNAAVIGLSLNEAAYLSEIVRAGLEAVDAGQVEAAQALGMGRSLTMRRVVLPQAMRIIVPPLGNETIGMLKTTSLVLAVPFTLELQFATNAVANRIYKPIPLLIVASIWYLIITSILMVFQVMLEKHFGKGFEAKDIVNNAQINSNAAKRGDNAIKANSDAVKGRNNATMLGFNA; encoded by the coding sequence ATGTTTAACAATGCGAGTAAGAAGCTTTCGCAAAACTCTGATGGTGATCGGATTCTACCAGTAAAGAACCCTGGACCGATTGTAGCTGGCGTAATAGTAGCAATAATCGCCTGCTCTTTGATTTATTCAATTATCACAAATCCGCGTTTTGAGTGGAATATTGTAGGCATTTATCTAATAAGCGACAATGTTCTTACAGGCATTGCTTGGACGCTAATACTCACATTCTTATCTATGATTATTGCAATTGTTCTTGCCATAGGATTAGCAATGATGCGTAAGTCTGTAAACCCTGTTCTTCGAGCCGTAAGCTGGTTCTTTATTTGGTTCTTTAGGGGTACACCAGTTTATACGCAGCTAGTATTTTGGGGAATGTTTGCTGTACTTGTTCCTAAATTGAGTATGGGCATTCCATTTACATCCGTTGAGTTTTTCTCCATTGATTCCAACGTTGTTATGACTTCTTTAAACGCTGCAGTTATTGGCTTGTCGCTTAATGAGGCTGCGTATTTGTCGGAGATTGTTCGTGCTGGTTTAGAAGCTGTTGATGCTGGTCAGGTTGAGGCAGCTCAAGCTCTTGGCATGGGCAGGTCTTTGACTATGCGCAGGGTTGTTTTGCCTCAGGCTATGCGCATTATCGTTCCACCTTTGGGCAATGAGACTATTGGTATGCTTAAAACTACGTCTTTGGTTTTAGCTGTGCCTTTTACCTTAGAGCTTCAGTTTGCCACAAATGCTGTAGCAAATCGTATTTATAAGCCAATTCCGTTGCTTATAGTTGCTAGCATTTGGTATTTAATTATTACGTCTATTTTGATGGTTTTTCAAGTTATGTTAGAAAAGCATTTTGGTAAAGGATTTGAAGCAAAAGACATTGTAAACAATGCTCAAATTAACTCTAATGCTGCAAAGCGTGGAGATAATGCGATTAAAGCGAATAGTGACGCTGTAAAAGGTCGCAATAATGCAACAATGTTAGGTTTTAACGCATAA